The genomic stretch ATGTCGGGATATTTACGCAGCAACGGCAGCAGCTTGGGCCAGAGTACGGACTCAACGTCGAACTCGCCAGTTGTCAGGCGGACCGTTCCCGCTGGCTTCTCTCTTGCATCGCCAATTTCTACGAATCCTGCATCAATCTCGGCGAGGCCGGCGCGCACATGCTGCATGAAACGCTCACCCGCTTCGGTAGGTGCAACGTTGCGGGTCGTGCGGGACAGCAGGCGGACACCCAGGCGCGCCTCCAAGCGGCGGATTTTAGCGCTTAGGGCAGGCTGCGACATGCCCAGCCGTGCGGCAGCGCGCGTAAAGCTACCCTCCTCGGCTACGACGACCAGATCGGCTAGGTCGGCAAGATGCTCCCGGTTCATTGCACGATCCCGTTGCTATTCCGCACGGACCGCGAACCAGCCTGGCGTATTCTCGATGACCGTCCACAACTTGGCAGGGATATGCAGTGCGGGGGCTTCCTTCGCCGCCACTTCGGTGCGCAGGGCGTCCGTGCGACCCTGGCGCGCTAGTGCAACCCAATCGGGGTTCATCACCAGTCCCTGTCCCAATCCGACGAGTGAGGCGCCTGCGGCAATAACCTGCTCAGCGCGCTCGGGCGTCCTGATGCGGCCCGATGCGATGACCGGCACCCGGTCGGCGACAAGTCGACTGACTTCCTTAAGAACGGTGGGGCCGTCAGGATTGTCGACTGCCTTGACGTGGAGCGCATCAGGCAGGGAGACATGAATGTAATCGATCCCCTCCCCGATCAGCCTGTCAACAAGCACGAGCGTGTCCGCTAAGCGCAGGCCATCCGCATGCGGTTCGTCTGCTGAGACGCGGTATCCGACCACGAACGGGCGATCGGTGAGTTTCGCAGCGGCGCTCACTGCCTCCACTACCGCCAAAGGAAAGCGTAAGCGGTTTTCCAGCGGACCACCCCATTGATCGCTGCGTCGATTGGTGTGGGGTGAGACGAAGTTTTGGAGCAGGAAGGCGTGCGCACCGTGCAGTTCGACACCGTCGAACCCTGCCTCGATCGCGCGGCGAGTGGCTGCCCCGAATGCAGCAACGACTTCGGCCACTTCGTCGCAGCTTAGAGCGCGTGGCGTCACTGGCGGCGTAAACAACCCCGCATCGACGGGAACGGCACTGGCAGCGACGATGTCCGACGAGAGGTCGGGCGAGGTCTTCACACCCGCGTGGAAGATTTGGAGTATGGCTGGCGCACCGCCGCTCTTGGCGGCAGTCGCCAGCCGCGTCAGGCCTGGAAGAAAGGCGTCGTCATAGGCGGCAAACTCGCCGGTGAAGCCGACGCCGTTCGCCTGCACGTGGGTGCAGCCAGTGATGACCAGCCCGACATCCTGCACCCGCGCGCGATAGTATTCGATCTCCGCATCGGACACGCTGCCATCGTCATCGGCGGACCACGTGGTCATGGGCGGCATGACCAGCCGGTTGCGAAGGTTCAGTCCCGATGCGAGGGGAAGGCCGCTAAAGATGGATGCGTCGTTCATTGCCATATGGCCCGTGTTCGATGGAGAGGATCTTGCAGCGCGTCCGGCTCAGCCCTGATTAGTAGGCATGATCCACAGTTCGCCGACTGCGGCGCGGCGCGGTCGGGTGACCATGTAGGCCACGCCGTCGGCGATATCGTCCGCCTGAAGTGGCTCGATGCGCGCGAAGAAGGCCGAAATCTCGTCGCGGACCGCGCCCTCGTGACGATCGTTGAGTTCCGTTTCGACCGCACCCGGCTCGAGCGCCCCGACCCTGACGTGGCTGGCGGCCAATTCCTGGCGTAGGGCTTCGGTGAAGCCATTTACGCCGAACTTCGTCATGTTGTAGACCGCAAAGTTCGGCGAGGCGACGCGACCGGCGTAGGACGAGATGTTGACGATGTCGGCGACACCACGCGTGTTGCTCTCCGCCGCTGCTTGCAGATGCGGCAGCGCCGCCTTGGTCACATACAGCAGCGCCTGCTGGTTCAGTGCAATCATCTGCTCCCAGCTTTCTACGGTGTTGTCCGCGACCCGGCCGATGTTCATCACGCCGGCATTGTTGACCAGGATGTCGATCCGGCCGAGCTGCGCGGCCGCTTGCGCAACGGCAGCTTCGGCGCTGGCGCGGTCGGTGATGTCGGCAGGGATGGCCAGAGCCGTGC from Sphingomonas faeni encodes the following:
- a CDS encoding NADH-dependent flavin oxidoreductase, giving the protein MNDASIFSGLPLASGLNLRNRLVMPPMTTWSADDDGSVSDAEIEYYRARVQDVGLVITGCTHVQANGVGFTGEFAAYDDAFLPGLTRLATAAKSGGAPAILQIFHAGVKTSPDLSSDIVAASAVPVDAGLFTPPVTPRALSCDEVAEVVAAFGAATRRAIEAGFDGVELHGAHAFLLQNFVSPHTNRRSDQWGGPLENRLRFPLAVVEAVSAAAKLTDRPFVVGYRVSADEPHADGLRLADTLVLVDRLIGEGIDYIHVSLPDALHVKAVDNPDGPTVLKEVSRLVADRVPVIASGRIRTPERAEQVIAAGASLVGLGQGLVMNPDWVALARQGRTDALRTEVAAKEAPALHIPAKLWTVIENTPGWFAVRAE
- a CDS encoding SDR family NAD(P)-dependent oxidoreductase — translated: MSFNLNGTVAFVTGASSGIGHATARTLAGLGAAVALVARRKDRLDALVAEIEQAGGTALAIPADITDRASAEAAVAQAAAQLGRIDILVNNAGVMNIGRVADNTVESWEQMIALNQQALLYVTKAALPHLQAAAESNTRGVADIVNISSYAGRVASPNFAVYNMTKFGVNGFTEALRQELAASHVRVGALEPGAVETELNDRHEGAVRDEISAFFARIEPLQADDIADGVAYMVTRPRRAAVGELWIMPTNQG